In Pollutimonas sp. M17, a single genomic region encodes these proteins:
- a CDS encoding Ku protein, with the protein MATSSKRALWKGAISFGLVHIPIALHSATQDQGLDFDWLDKRSMDPVGYKRINKATGKEISKENIVKGIEYEDGRYVILSAEEISAAYPKTTQTVEIEAFVSISDIPFVYLERPYYISPINKGAKVYALLREVLLKTKKAGIAKVVIQTKQHLAILMPCGPALILNLLRWGDEIRSWDDLNLPAQGTKSTGLTDKEMAMGEQLVQDMSSKWKPEDFTDSFKEQILRLVKEKADAGEIESVMEPETEETGGGAKILDLTDMLRRSLGKNGSLETGKAPKAPAKKSTAAGKTAAKKATAKAGAAKKAAPAKKGSRKTAAKSGRKAA; encoded by the coding sequence ATGGCTACATCGAGCAAGCGCGCCCTATGGAAAGGGGCCATTTCCTTCGGGCTGGTTCATATCCCCATTGCCCTGCATTCGGCCACCCAGGACCAGGGCCTGGATTTCGACTGGCTGGACAAGCGCAGCATGGATCCCGTCGGCTACAAGCGCATCAACAAGGCAACGGGCAAGGAAATCAGCAAGGAAAATATCGTCAAGGGCATTGAGTACGAAGATGGCCGCTATGTCATCCTGTCGGCCGAGGAAATCTCGGCGGCCTATCCCAAGACGACGCAGACGGTTGAAATAGAAGCCTTCGTCTCCATCAGCGACATCCCCTTCGTCTATCTGGAGCGGCCCTACTATATTTCCCCCATCAACAAGGGCGCCAAGGTGTACGCCCTGCTGCGCGAAGTCCTGCTCAAGACCAAAAAGGCGGGCATCGCCAAGGTCGTCATCCAGACCAAGCAGCACCTGGCCATCCTCATGCCTTGCGGTCCCGCGCTCATTCTCAACCTGCTGCGCTGGGGAGACGAAATCCGTTCCTGGGACGACTTGAACCTGCCCGCGCAGGGCACCAAGTCCACCGGACTGACGGACAAGGAGATGGCCATGGGGGAACAGCTGGTACAGGACATGAGCAGCAAATGGAAGCCCGAGGACTTCACCGATTCCTTCAAGGAACAGATACTGCGGCTGGTCAAGGAAAAGGCGGATGCGGGCGAAATCGAGTCCGTCATGGAGCCTGAAACCGAAGAAACGGGCGGCGGCGCCAAGATACTGGACCTGACCGACATGCTGCGGCGCAGTTTGGGCAAGAATGGATCCCTGGAGACCGGCAAAGCGCCAAAAGCGCCCGCCAAAAAATCAACGGCTGCCGGGAAAACCGCTGCGAAGAAGGCCACCGCCAAAGCGGGCGCCGCGAAGAAGGCCGCGCCCGCAAAGAAGGGCAGCCGCAAGACGGCAGCCAAATCCGGCCGCAAGGCCGCCTAG
- a CDS encoding imelysin family protein, with protein MRNLLLGAVLAATMMTGAQAAVEPKSVVKTYADVALAGYEDALSTARDLRKSVNALLAGPSAKTLAAARDAWLAARVPYQQTEAFRFGNPIVDDWEGRVNAWPLDEGMIDYVDASYGTESDANAYYVVNVIANNKLSVGGKAVDASTITPELLRDVLHEADGNEANVSTGYHAIEFLLWGQDLNGTGPAPAGRTGTPMERHAGNRPHTDFDPANCTGGHCERRGQYLQVVTDLLVSDLEEMVGNWKADGEARQAVQEDPKAGLIAMLTGLGSLSYGELAGERIKLGLMLHDPEEEHDCFSDNTHNSHFYNQVGMMNVYLGRYVRVDGSTVKGAALSDLVKGVDAGLDAEMRAKLDDTLKAMQAMKDRAEKTETYDQMIAQGNTAGNAVVQAVIDGLVAQTRSIERVIAALELGGIELEGSDSLDNPNAVFK; from the coding sequence ATGCGCAATTTGCTTTTGGGGGCGGTTCTGGCCGCAACAATGATGACGGGAGCCCAGGCCGCGGTCGAGCCCAAGTCTGTCGTAAAAACCTATGCCGACGTGGCCTTGGCCGGTTATGAAGATGCCTTGTCCACGGCCAGGGACTTGCGGAAATCGGTGAATGCCCTGCTGGCCGGGCCCAGCGCCAAGACCTTGGCCGCCGCGCGCGATGCCTGGCTGGCGGCTCGAGTGCCCTATCAGCAGACCGAGGCTTTCCGTTTCGGCAATCCCATTGTCGACGACTGGGAGGGCAGGGTGAACGCCTGGCCGCTGGACGAAGGCATGATCGATTATGTCGACGCATCCTACGGCACCGAATCCGACGCCAACGCCTACTATGTCGTCAACGTCATCGCCAACAATAAGCTCAGCGTGGGCGGCAAGGCCGTCGACGCATCCACGATAACGCCGGAGCTGCTGCGCGACGTGCTGCACGAAGCCGACGGCAACGAGGCCAACGTGTCCACCGGCTACCACGCCATCGAATTCCTGCTGTGGGGCCAGGACCTGAACGGCACCGGGCCCGCCCCGGCCGGCCGGACCGGCACTCCCATGGAACGCCACGCCGGCAACCGCCCGCATACCGATTTCGACCCGGCCAACTGCACCGGCGGCCATTGCGAGCGCCGCGGCCAGTACCTGCAGGTGGTCACCGACCTGCTGGTGTCCGACCTGGAGGAAATGGTCGGCAACTGGAAGGCCGACGGCGAGGCGCGTCAGGCCGTGCAGGAGGATCCCAAGGCGGGGCTGATCGCCATGCTGACCGGACTGGGCAGCCTTTCCTACGGCGAACTGGCCGGCGAGCGCATCAAGCTGGGGCTGATGCTGCACGATCCCGAGGAAGAGCACGACTGCTTTTCCGACAATACGCATAATTCGCACTTCTACAATCAGGTCGGCATGATGAATGTCTACCTGGGCCGGTATGTGCGCGTGGATGGCTCGACGGTCAAGGGCGCCGCCTTGTCGGATCTGGTCAAGGGCGTCGATGCGGGGCTGGATGCCGAGATGCGCGCCAAGCTGGATGACACCCTGAAAGCCATGCAGGCCATGAAGGACCGCGCCGAAAAAACGGAAACCTACGATCAGATGATCGCGCAAGGCAATACGGCGGGCAATGCCGTGGTGCAGGCGGTCATCGACGGCCTGGTGGCTCAGACCCGCAGCATAGAGCGCGTGATCGCAGCCCTGGAGCTGGGCGGCATCGAGCTCGAGGGGTCCGACAGCCTGGACAATCCCAACGCCGTATTCAAATAG
- a CDS encoding amino acid ABC transporter ATP-binding protein: MSAIVKVQNIHKQFGDNEVLKGVSFEISKGEVVAIIGQSGSGKSTALRCIDHLETINSGTISVCGHELGSASIDLRQLRQDVGIVFQSYNLFPHLTVKQNITLALKHVKKLSKKACADKADQVLQKVGLSEKADSYPEQLSGGQQQRVAIARSLAMEPQVMLFDEVTSALDPQLTSEVLKVIEDLAAGGMTMILVTHEMSFARRVADKIIYMHQGLVWETGGPEILTHPQTRELQDFVGTGL; the protein is encoded by the coding sequence ATGTCGGCAATCGTAAAAGTACAGAATATCCATAAGCAATTCGGCGACAACGAAGTCTTGAAAGGCGTGTCCTTCGAGATCAGCAAAGGCGAGGTGGTCGCCATCATCGGCCAGAGCGGATCAGGAAAAAGCACCGCATTGCGCTGCATCGATCATCTGGAAACCATCAATAGCGGCACCATAAGCGTATGCGGGCACGAACTGGGCTCGGCGTCGATCGACCTGCGCCAGTTGCGCCAGGACGTGGGCATCGTGTTCCAAAGCTACAACCTGTTCCCGCACCTGACCGTAAAGCAGAACATCACCCTGGCCTTGAAGCATGTAAAGAAGCTGTCCAAGAAAGCATGCGCCGACAAAGCCGACCAGGTCCTGCAAAAAGTGGGCTTGAGCGAGAAGGCCGACAGCTACCCCGAACAGCTTTCCGGCGGCCAGCAGCAGCGCGTGGCCATCGCGCGGTCGCTGGCCATGGAGCCGCAGGTCATGCTGTTCGACGAAGTCACGTCGGCATTGGACCCGCAGTTGACCAGCGAAGTGCTGAAAGTCATCGAGGATCTCGCCGCCGGCGGCATGACCATGATCCTGGTCACCCATGAAATGAGCTTCGCGCGGCGGGTCGCCGACAAGATCATCTATATGCACCAGGGCCTGGTATGGGAAACCGGCGGCCCTGAGATCCTGACGCATCCGCAAACCAGGGAGTTGCAGGATTTCGTCGGGACCGGCTTATGA
- a CDS encoding imelysin family protein produces MPSISAYIPTWAESRGVLRTLSTGLAAIGLLCGAGVAGAGQLPADLGGKLVQGYIAPAMQRFQHSAEQMQAGLSAWCAAPAASGTDKLKLDFSELVEAWSGIEFLRFGPLVAANRYERIYFWPDPRGITLRQVQGLLGQADQPIPNAADLAAQSVALQGLPALEYVLYRTGGLLAPTEAQAAGGGSANDGKNQARACAYATAVAGNLAAVGAELGRAWATKGDYARQFAAPSSTNALYRSQQEVAAEAIKALSTGLQFARDVKLLPMLGADIKAARHNKAPFWRSGLSAQAMAASIEGMLQFYKAGAYIYAEDEDWVDGSVRHELEQARDGLRAMRGDLNDLLKTEEGYRGLTLVSLVLKNAKSVVDEHMAPAFGARIGFNALDGD; encoded by the coding sequence ATGCCATCGATAAGCGCCTATATCCCTACATGGGCCGAAAGCCGGGGCGTTCTCCGCACTTTGAGCACGGGGCTGGCGGCAATCGGCCTGCTATGCGGCGCAGGCGTGGCGGGCGCGGGGCAACTGCCGGCCGATCTGGGCGGTAAGCTGGTGCAGGGCTATATAGCGCCCGCAATGCAGCGATTCCAGCATTCGGCGGAACAGATGCAGGCAGGCCTGAGCGCCTGGTGCGCCGCCCCGGCGGCGTCCGGGACGGACAAGCTCAAGCTGGATTTCTCGGAACTGGTCGAGGCCTGGTCGGGCATCGAGTTCCTGCGCTTCGGCCCGCTGGTGGCCGCCAACCGCTACGAGCGCATTTATTTCTGGCCCGATCCGCGCGGCATCACCCTGCGCCAAGTGCAGGGCCTGCTGGGCCAGGCAGATCAGCCCATTCCCAATGCGGCCGATCTGGCTGCCCAAAGCGTGGCCTTGCAGGGCCTGCCCGCATTGGAATATGTACTGTACCGAACAGGCGGCCTGCTGGCGCCCACCGAAGCGCAAGCTGCCGGGGGCGGCAGCGCCAATGACGGGAAAAACCAGGCGCGCGCATGCGCTTACGCCACCGCCGTCGCCGGCAACCTGGCGGCGGTGGGGGCCGAGCTTGGCCGGGCCTGGGCGACAAAGGGCGATTACGCCCGCCAGTTTGCGGCGCCCTCGTCCACGAACGCCTTGTACCGCAGCCAGCAGGAAGTGGCCGCCGAAGCCATCAAGGCCTTGTCCACCGGACTGCAATTCGCCCGGGACGTGAAGCTGCTGCCCATGCTGGGTGCCGACATCAAGGCGGCCAGGCACAACAAGGCGCCATTCTGGCGCAGCGGTTTGTCGGCGCAAGCCATGGCGGCTTCGATCGAGGGCATGCTGCAGTTCTATAAGGCGGGCGCCTATATATATGCCGAGGACGAGGACTGGGTGGACGGCAGCGTCCGGCACGAACTGGAACAGGCGCGCGACGGCCTGCGGGCCATGCGGGGCGACCTCAATGATCTGCTGAAAACAGAGGAGGGCTATCGTGGCCTGACTCTTGTATCGCTCGTCCTGAAGAACGCCAAAAGCGTGGTAGACGAACACATGGCGCCGGCCTTCGGCGCAAGGATAGGCTTCAATGCGCTCGATGGAGATTGA
- the kdgD gene encoding 5-dehydro-4-deoxyglucarate dehydratase has protein sequence MDPQQLKAVMGSGLLSFPLTDFDANGDFHEAGYRQRLEWLMPYGPSALFAAGGTGEFFSLTGHEYPQIIKAAVDTCKGKVPIIAGAGGPTRFAIECAQAAEKAGADGVLLLPHYLTEAGQEGLAAHVEQVCKSVKFGVIVYNRANSRLTPDTLEKLAERCPNLIGFKDGVGDIELMSAIHLRMGERFSYLGGLPTAEVYAAAYKALGTPVYSSAVFNFIPKTAMAFYEAVAKDDTALQHRMLKDFFMPYLELRNREPGYAVSIVKAGATLVGHSAGPVRAPLSELKPAEVQALGELIEKLGPQ, from the coding sequence ATGGATCCTCAACAACTGAAAGCCGTCATGGGCTCGGGCCTGTTGTCCTTTCCTTTAACGGATTTCGACGCCAACGGCGATTTTCACGAAGCCGGCTACCGGCAGCGCCTGGAATGGCTGATGCCATACGGCCCCAGCGCCTTGTTCGCGGCCGGCGGCACCGGCGAGTTCTTTTCGTTGACGGGGCATGAATACCCGCAGATCATCAAGGCGGCCGTTGATACCTGCAAAGGGAAAGTGCCCATCATTGCGGGCGCCGGCGGCCCGACCCGCTTTGCCATCGAATGCGCCCAGGCCGCTGAAAAGGCCGGGGCCGACGGCGTGCTGCTCCTGCCGCACTACCTGACCGAAGCCGGCCAGGAAGGGCTGGCGGCCCACGTGGAGCAGGTATGCAAAAGCGTCAAGTTCGGCGTCATCGTCTACAACCGCGCCAACAGCCGCCTGACGCCGGACACCCTGGAGAAACTGGCCGAGCGCTGCCCCAACCTGATCGGATTCAAGGACGGTGTGGGCGATATCGAATTGATGTCGGCCATCCACCTGCGCATGGGCGAGCGCTTTTCCTACCTGGGCGGCCTGCCGACGGCCGAAGTCTATGCGGCCGCCTACAAGGCGTTGGGCACGCCGGTGTATTCGTCGGCGGTATTCAACTTCATCCCCAAGACGGCCATGGCCTTCTACGAGGCGGTGGCGAAGGACGACACCGCTCTTCAGCATCGCATGCTGAAGGACTTCTTCATGCCCTATCTGGAACTGCGCAATCGCGAGCCCGGCTATGCGGTCAGCATCGTCAAGGCCGGCGCCACCCTGGTCGGACATAGCGCCGGTCCCGTCAGGGCGCCGCTGTCCGAACTGAAGCCCGCCGAAGTCCAGGCGCTGGGCGAACTGATCGAAAAGCTCGGTCCGCAATAA
- a CDS encoding di-heme oxidoredictase family protein yields MLVMPASASPSRSDLDPKDRKRVQAITQPATDFSKPEQFEVMQGGAGTVQKLINPDIFSHPAANLDFEGRQEFMVGNGLFRKDWVSSPSSTQASDGLGPLFNARSCQGCHVKDGRGTVPGFDPLERSDAVALLLRLSLPDNSEDARRRLDQGEVASLPDPVYGHQLQPFAVPGLAAEGRIKIDYREIPVQLNGGETAVLMDPAYSVEDLAYGPLHPDVRLSPRLAPPMLGLGLLEAIHQDDILAHAERDHGDGISGRPNWIHDPRSGEKVLGRFNWKAGQPTVEHQSANAFSGDMGLSTPMFPSHYGDCTPFQKDCHAMPHGAQPHLGDHEVPARLMDFVTVYSQNLALPQRRDVGDERVLAGKKLFYESNCIGCHVPKYVTRRDAERPEHRFQLIWPYTDLLLHDMGSGLADGQDEGGAGGREWRTPPLWGIGLTKTVNPNATWLHDGRARTLLEAILWHGGEAQAARDRVVDMTPEQRADLIRFLESL; encoded by the coding sequence ATGCTGGTCATGCCCGCCAGCGCCTCGCCGTCGAGGTCCGACCTCGATCCCAAGGATCGCAAGCGGGTCCAGGCCATTACGCAGCCCGCCACCGACTTCAGCAAGCCCGAACAGTTCGAGGTCATGCAGGGGGGCGCCGGCACCGTTCAAAAACTGATCAATCCCGATATCTTCTCGCATCCGGCGGCCAATTTGGACTTCGAAGGGCGTCAGGAATTCATGGTGGGCAACGGCCTGTTCCGCAAGGATTGGGTTTCATCCCCATCGTCCACCCAGGCCTCCGACGGACTGGGCCCCTTGTTCAACGCGCGGTCCTGTCAGGGCTGCCACGTCAAGGACGGCCGGGGCACGGTGCCGGGCTTCGATCCGCTGGAACGCAGCGATGCCGTGGCCTTGCTCCTGCGCCTTTCCTTGCCGGACAACAGCGAAGATGCGCGCCGGCGCCTGGACCAGGGCGAGGTGGCCTCATTGCCGGATCCGGTCTATGGGCATCAATTGCAGCCTTTCGCGGTGCCGGGCCTGGCCGCCGAGGGGCGGATCAAGATCGATTATCGCGAAATTCCCGTGCAACTGAACGGCGGCGAGACAGCCGTCCTGATGGATCCCGCCTACAGTGTGGAAGACCTGGCCTATGGGCCTCTGCATCCCGATGTCCGGCTTTCGCCCCGGCTGGCGCCGCCCATGCTGGGTCTGGGCCTGCTTGAGGCCATCCACCAGGACGATATCCTGGCCCACGCCGAGCGCGACCACGGCGACGGGATTTCAGGCCGGCCCAACTGGATACACGATCCCCGCAGCGGAGAAAAGGTGCTGGGGCGTTTCAACTGGAAGGCCGGCCAGCCCACGGTCGAGCATCAGTCGGCCAACGCTTTTTCGGGCGACATGGGCTTGTCCACGCCCATGTTTCCCAGCCATTACGGTGACTGCACGCCGTTCCAGAAAGACTGCCACGCCATGCCGCATGGCGCGCAGCCGCATCTGGGCGATCACGAGGTCCCCGCACGCTTGATGGATTTCGTGACCGTCTATTCCCAGAACTTGGCGCTGCCGCAACGCCGCGACGTGGGCGATGAACGCGTGCTGGCCGGCAAGAAGCTGTTCTACGAATCGAACTGCATAGGCTGCCATGTGCCCAAGTACGTGACCCGGCGCGATGCCGAACGGCCCGAGCACCGCTTCCAACTGATCTGGCCCTATACCGACCTGCTGTTGCACGACATGGGATCCGGCCTGGCCGATGGGCAGGACGAGGGCGGAGCGGGCGGCCGCGAATGGCGCACGCCGCCCTTATGGGGCATAGGCCTGACCAAGACCGTCAATCCCAATGCGACCTGGCTGCACGACGGGCGGGCCCGGACCCTGCTGGAAGCCATACTGTGGCATGGCGGCGAAGCGCAGGCGGCGCGGGACCGGGTGGTGGACATGACGCCCGAGCAGCGCGCCGATCTGATACGTTTTCTGGAATCTTTATAA